One Phycisphaerae bacterium RAS2 DNA window includes the following coding sequences:
- the comEA gene encoding ComE operon protein 1, protein MYTGSSVSVADRRQLTDQAGVWNQTLISLFLLLLIVLLGTIPVSRPISGPEYGIAGTRSAEPSGKLNLNTAEWYELAQLPGVGEGLARRIVEYRKNAGRPLRVHDLIAVKGIGRRTLERISPYLYANSN, encoded by the coding sequence ATGTACACCGGGTCATCAGTTTCGGTTGCAGACCGTCGCCAGTTGACGGACCAGGCCGGGGTGTGGAATCAGACGCTTATTTCGTTGTTTCTGCTTCTCCTGATTGTTCTGTTGGGGACGATTCCGGTGAGCCGGCCGATTTCCGGACCGGAATATGGGATCGCCGGAACCCGTTCGGCAGAGCCTTCGGGAAAATTGAACCTGAACACCGCGGAGTGGTATGAGCTGGCGCAATTGCCGGGAGTCGGCGAGGGCCTCGCCCGACGGATCGTTGAATACCGGAAAAACGCAGGTCGTCCGCTCCGCGTTCACGACCTGATCGCAGTGAAGGGAATCGGCCGGCGGACGCTGGAGCGAATCAGTCCCTACCTGTACGCGAATTCCAATTGA
- the fliS gene encoding Flagellar protein FliS, whose product MQRTPGASGEYLRNAVMTATPEQLHLMLYDGAIRFITQAKDALAAKNLEACCEKLIRAQRIVLEMQRGLRPEHNPELCRNLEGLYTFVYNRLVDANISHDAGAMQEALQILEHQRETWRMLIERVQAAREKEGGEAQANQASNAAPRTDDSLPRASISLQC is encoded by the coding sequence ATGCAGCGCACCCCTGGGGCATCCGGCGAGTATCTGCGAAACGCGGTCATGACCGCGACGCCGGAGCAACTTCATTTGATGCTCTATGACGGCGCGATCCGGTTCATCACCCAGGCGAAGGATGCCTTGGCTGCGAAAAATCTGGAGGCGTGCTGCGAGAAGCTTATTCGCGCGCAGCGAATCGTGCTGGAAATGCAGCGCGGCCTGCGGCCCGAGCACAACCCCGAGCTGTGTCGCAATCTGGAAGGGCTGTACACCTTTGTTTACAACCGTCTGGTGGATGCGAACATCTCCCACGACGCAGGGGCCATGCAGGAAGCCCTGCAAATCCTCGAACATCAGCGGGAGACCTGGCGTATGCTGATTGAGCGCGTCCAGGCGGCGCGCGAGAAAGAGGGTGGGGAGGCGCAGGCGAATCAAGCCTCGAACGCCGCACCGCGGACGGACGATTCGTTGCCGCGGGCCTCAATCAGCCTACAATGCTGA
- the fliD gene encoding Flagellar hook-associated protein 2, with translation MASISSSVGLVSGLPTQQIVESLIAVQRQPITLLQGRVSALNARRTALLQISAQILALKNTTTRFSATELFRTTKAASTKDSVLLASATAGAAVGSYTFTVKSLATAHQVISGGFATSNATPVGAGTLTFETAIATVDRTTSLGSLRGGEGVRGGKIRITDRTGASAVIDLTTATTLDDLLGAINSQTNVNVHAEVRGDRLAIVDQTGLLTGSLTVADVDSGRTAQDLGLVGSSATGTLEGVDLVRLSQHTRLDQLNDGNGIRRLRNQPDFSVTLADGGTLTYELSERLTDATRLSNLNGGAGVPAGSIKITNRAGVSQEIDLSSAQTIGDVKSAIQAAGLNVTVTVSGAKLLLSDSSTPDSTPEDNALRVEEVGGGTTAAALGIKTSSATGTINGKNIYSVGTIGDVLRLINTDPANAGRLVASISASGTGLTLTDTSGGAGTLSVTALGGSKALDDLGLTAPASGNAIQSRRLVASLNSVLLRSLRGGAGVAGGQIQITDRAGASAAVDLAGAQTLSDVINAINAASTGVRANVSSNGLGIQLNDTSGGAGNLIVADVAGTLAADLGIAVNVAADSASSGNLQRQYVSDASLLTALNYGKGVPPGKFRITDSSGASAVVDLTQGNEVSLADVIEEINSRGIGVIARVNDTGDGLLLTDTAGGAGSLKVADESGTAAKALRIAGTAASGQTFIDGSYETRITVTGNDTLTDVLTKIQASGGPANASIINDGASGQPFRLSLTASSLGRDAALAIDSGATGLSFETLVRGQNSTVLFGPPGALNPIVLTGASNTLSTAVAGVKLDLVSPSDEAVTVNVTRDTSAVLKEFQTFVASFNKVMSTIDGLTRFDAETEQRQALTGDPTARRVRERLVGLANRVTPGGGAVNRLASVGIRIGAGSQLTLDEDKFRESMENNPAQVEAFFTDTVAGYGKAINDELDRLSKTETGLIAVQGGVIENSVKQLTDRITSMETLLGRRKERLYAQFAAMETAIARLQSQQQSLSGLLALS, from the coding sequence ATGGCATCGATTTCGTCCAGCGTCGGGCTCGTGTCCGGCCTGCCGACTCAACAGATTGTCGAATCGCTCATTGCGGTGCAACGGCAGCCCATAACGCTGCTCCAGGGCCGCGTCTCGGCGCTCAACGCTCGGCGAACCGCGCTTCTGCAAATCTCCGCGCAGATTCTCGCGCTCAAGAACACCACGACGCGCTTCAGCGCCACCGAGTTGTTTCGAACCACCAAGGCCGCTTCCACGAAGGACAGCGTGTTGCTGGCCAGTGCCACGGCCGGCGCGGCGGTCGGCTCGTACACGTTCACGGTGAAATCGCTGGCGACGGCGCACCAGGTCATCTCCGGCGGTTTTGCCACGAGCAACGCGACCCCGGTGGGCGCGGGAACGCTGACCTTTGAAACGGCCATCGCGACGGTCGATCGAACGACTTCGCTGGGGTCGCTGCGCGGCGGCGAGGGCGTGCGCGGGGGCAAAATCCGAATCACCGATCGCACCGGCGCCAGCGCCGTGATCGACCTGACGACGGCGACGACACTTGACGACCTGCTCGGCGCGATTAATAGCCAGACGAATGTCAATGTGCATGCCGAAGTCCGCGGCGATCGCCTTGCGATTGTCGATCAGACCGGCCTGCTCACCGGCTCGCTCACCGTCGCCGATGTGGACAGCGGCCGAACGGCGCAGGACTTGGGCCTGGTCGGCTCCAGCGCGACCGGCACGCTGGAAGGCGTCGACCTCGTGCGGCTTTCGCAGCACACGCGCCTTGATCAGCTCAACGACGGCAACGGCATCCGCCGGCTGCGCAATCAGCCGGACTTCTCCGTCACGCTGGCCGACGGCGGCACACTGACCTATGAACTCTCCGAGCGCCTGACCGATGCGACGCGGCTCTCCAATCTGAATGGCGGCGCGGGCGTGCCGGCCGGCTCGATCAAGATCACCAATCGCGCGGGTGTTTCGCAGGAAATCGATCTCTCGAGCGCGCAGACGATCGGCGACGTGAAGAGCGCGATTCAGGCGGCGGGGCTGAACGTGACGGTGACAGTGAGCGGGGCCAAGCTGCTGCTAAGCGATAGCTCGACGCCCGACTCTACGCCGGAGGACAACGCCTTGCGCGTGGAGGAGGTCGGCGGCGGGACCACGGCCGCGGCCCTGGGGATCAAGACTTCATCCGCCACCGGCACGATCAACGGCAAGAACATCTATTCGGTCGGCACCATCGGCGATGTGTTGCGGCTGATCAACACCGATCCGGCCAATGCGGGCAGACTGGTTGCGTCGATCTCGGCCAGTGGAACCGGCCTGACGCTGACGGACACATCGGGTGGGGCGGGAACGCTTTCGGTGACGGCGTTGGGCGGGTCCAAGGCGCTGGACGACCTGGGATTGACCGCGCCGGCGTCGGGCAATGCGATCCAATCGCGCCGGCTCGTTGCATCGCTGAACAGCGTGTTGCTTCGCAGCCTGCGCGGGGGAGCGGGCGTCGCGGGCGGGCAGATACAGATCACCGATCGCGCGGGCGCGTCGGCTGCCGTGGATCTCGCTGGCGCGCAGACGCTCTCCGATGTCATCAATGCCATCAATGCGGCATCCACCGGGGTGCGCGCGAACGTCTCGTCGAACGGGTTGGGCATTCAACTGAACGACACGAGCGGGGGGGCGGGGAATCTGATCGTGGCCGATGTCGCCGGCACGCTGGCCGCGGATTTGGGCATCGCCGTGAACGTGGCGGCCGATTCCGCGTCGAGCGGGAATCTCCAGCGGCAATACGTCTCCGATGCGTCGCTGCTGACGGCGCTCAACTATGGCAAGGGTGTCCCGCCGGGCAAGTTTCGAATCACCGACAGCTCGGGCGCGTCGGCGGTCGTGGACCTGACGCAGGGGAACGAGGTCTCCCTGGCGGATGTGATCGAGGAAATCAACTCGCGCGGCATCGGTGTCATCGCGCGCGTGAACGACACCGGCGACGGTCTGCTTCTGACCGACACGGCCGGCGGCGCGGGCAGCTTGAAGGTCGCAGATGAATCGGGCACCGCCGCCAAGGCGCTGCGCATCGCCGGTACCGCCGCATCGGGGCAGACGTTCATCGACGGGTCCTACGAGACGCGGATCACGGTCACCGGCAACGACACGCTGACGGATGTGCTGACCAAGATTCAGGCGTCGGGCGGCCCGGCGAACGCATCGATCATCAACGACGGGGCCAGCGGGCAACCGTTCCGATTGAGCCTGACGGCATCGAGCCTCGGACGGGACGCGGCACTGGCGATTGATTCCGGCGCGACGGGGCTTTCGTTCGAGACGCTGGTGCGCGGGCAAAATTCGACGGTGCTGTTCGGCCCGCCGGGGGCGTTGAACCCCATCGTGCTGACGGGCGCGTCGAACACCTTGAGCACGGCGGTGGCGGGAGTGAAGCTGGATCTTGTTTCGCCGAGCGATGAGGCGGTGACGGTGAACGTCACGCGGGATACGTCGGCGGTGCTGAAGGAGTTTCAGACGTTTGTCGCTTCGTTCAACAAGGTGATGAGCACGATCGACGGCTTGACGCGATTCGACGCCGAGACCGAACAGCGGCAGGCGCTGACGGGGGATCCGACGGCGCGGCGCGTGCGCGAGCGGCTGGTCGGGCTGGCGAATCGCGTGACGCCGGGCGGTGGGGCGGTCAACCGGCTTGCATCGGTCGGCATCCGCATTGGGGCCGGCTCGCAATTGACGCTTGACGAAGACAAATTTAGAGAATCGATGGAGAACAACCCGGCCCAGGTGGAGGCCTTCTTCACCGACACCGTCGCCGGCTACGGCAAGGCGATCAACGACGAGCTGGATCGGCTCTCAAAAACCGAGACCGGATTGATCGCGGTGCAGGGGGGCGTCATTGAAAACTCCGTCAAGCAACTGACGGATCGCATCACTTCCATGGAGACCCTGCTGGGCCGGCGAAAGGAACGGCTGTATGCCCAGTTCGCGGCGATGGAGACCGCCATCGCCCGATTGCAGTCGCAGCAGCAATCCTTGTCGGGGCTGCTGGCGCTGTCCTAA
- the hag gene encoding Flagellin, which translates to MSRINTNVSALQSIRTLISNQEDLALRLERLSTGVRINRGADDPAGLIASESLRAEIRGLSAAIDNSARAINVISTADGALGEVSKLLLEIKSLVNQSSNDGALSDDEVAANQLQIDSLLESINRVANSTQFNGKKLLNGELAYTISGQNSTELQRLQVFGARIPTGQTLQVSVQVTQSAQTAALGIATGGANGLSSSGVLSAGNNVTIEVRGRLGTETFTFTGGTDLATIADTVSSFKSLTGISATASGAGISFNSVNYGSDEFVSVRAISGTFTVSPGDQGDTQDRGRDAGVLINGQSANVKGLIASIRSSGLDVVADLSATFGTALGTSTFAVTGGGANFQIGPEVNSDGLVSVGLPSITTTNLGSSVEGYLNSLGTGGANTLAQRGSLPTAEAIVSAAIRQVSILSGRLGGFQANQIETNLNSRRVALENVKASESAIRDTDYSQEVSNLTRAQILVQSSTQILGLANQIPQTVLALLR; encoded by the coding sequence ATGAGTCGGATCAACACCAACGTCTCGGCGCTTCAGTCCATCCGGACACTGATCAGCAACCAGGAAGACCTGGCGCTCCGCCTTGAACGCCTTAGCACCGGCGTGCGGATCAACCGTGGCGCGGACGACCCGGCCGGATTGATTGCCTCCGAGTCTCTGCGAGCCGAGATTCGCGGCCTGTCCGCCGCGATCGACAACTCGGCGCGAGCGATCAACGTCATCAGCACGGCCGACGGCGCGCTGGGCGAGGTCTCGAAGCTGTTGCTCGAGATCAAGAGCTTGGTGAACCAGTCGAGCAACGATGGCGCGTTGTCGGACGACGAAGTCGCCGCCAACCAGCTCCAGATCGACTCGCTTCTGGAAAGCATCAACCGCGTGGCGAACTCCACGCAGTTCAACGGCAAGAAGCTGCTGAATGGCGAACTGGCCTACACAATCAGCGGCCAGAACAGCACCGAGCTGCAACGCCTGCAGGTCTTCGGCGCCCGCATCCCGACCGGCCAAACCCTGCAAGTCTCCGTGCAGGTGACCCAGTCGGCACAGACCGCGGCGCTGGGCATCGCAACGGGCGGCGCGAACGGGCTCTCGTCCAGCGGCGTGCTGTCGGCCGGCAACAACGTCACCATCGAAGTCCGCGGACGACTGGGCACCGAGACCTTCACGTTCACCGGTGGAACCGACCTGGCGACCATCGCTGACACGGTCAGCAGCTTCAAGTCGCTCACCGGCATTTCCGCAACGGCCAGCGGCGCGGGCATCTCCTTCAACAGCGTCAACTACGGTAGCGACGAGTTTGTCTCGGTCCGGGCCATCAGCGGTACGTTCACCGTCAGCCCCGGCGACCAGGGCGACACGCAGGATCGCGGCCGCGACGCCGGTGTCCTCATCAATGGTCAGTCCGCCAATGTGAAGGGCCTGATCGCGAGCATTCGATCGAGCGGTCTGGATGTCGTCGCTGACCTGTCCGCCACGTTCGGAACCGCGCTTGGTACGTCAACGTTCGCCGTGACCGGCGGCGGAGCAAACTTCCAGATCGGCCCCGAAGTGAACAGTGACGGCCTCGTGAGCGTCGGGCTTCCCTCGATCACGACGACCAATCTCGGCAGTTCGGTCGAGGGCTACCTGAACTCGCTCGGCACCGGTGGGGCCAACACCCTCGCCCAGCGCGGGTCGCTCCCGACGGCGGAAGCCATCGTGTCGGCGGCGATTCGTCAGGTGTCGATTTTGAGCGGCCGCCTCGGCGGATTCCAGGCGAACCAGATCGAGACGAACCTGAACAGCCGGCGCGTGGCGCTGGAGAACGTCAAGGCGTCGGAATCTGCGATTCGCGACACGGACTACTCGCAGGAAGTTTCCAACCTGACGCGGGCGCAGATCCTGGTTCAGTCGTCCACCCAGATTCTGGGGCTGGCGAACCAGATCCCGCAGACGGTGCTGGCGCTGCTGCGGTAA